The Electrophorus electricus isolate fEleEle1 chromosome 15, fEleEle1.pri, whole genome shotgun sequence genome segment ggtgatataaaacaatattcagtcatgttattacagtgatatacgctagtgacatggtgatataaaacaatattcagtcatGTTATTAGTGATATACGCTAGTGACATggtgatataaaacaatattcagtcatGTTATTAGTGATATACGCTAGTGACATggtgatataaaacaatattcagtcatgttattacagtgatatacgctagtgacatggtgatataaaacaatattcagtcatgttattacagtgatatacgctagtgacatggtgatataaaacaatattcagtcatgttattacagtgatatacgctagtgacatggtgatataaaacaatattcagtcatGTTATTAGTGATATACGCTAGTGACATggtgatataaaacaatattcagtcatgttattacagtgatatacgctagtgacatggtgatataaaacaatattcagtcatGTTATTAGTGATATACGCTAGTGACATggtgatataaaacaatattcagtcatGTTATTAGTGATATACGCTAGTGACATggtgatataaaacaatattcagtcaCGTTATTACAGTGATATACGCTAGTGACATggtgatataaaacaatattcagtcaCGTTATTACAGTGATATACGCTAGTGACATggtgatataaaacaatattcagtcacattattacaattatatacgctagtgacatggtgatataaaacaatattcagtcaCATTATTACAGTTATATACGCTAGTGATATggtgatataaaacaatattcagtcaCGTTATTACAGTGATATACGCTAGTGACATggtgatataaaacaatattcagtcaCGTTATTACAGTGATATATGCTAGTGACATggtgatataaaacaatattcagtcaCGTTATTAGTGATATACGCTAGTGACATggtgatataaaacaatattcagtcatGTTATTAGTGATATACGCTAGTGACATggtgatataaaacaatattcactCACGTTATTAGTGATATACGCTAGTGACATggtgatataaaacaatattcagtcaCGTTATTAGTGATATACGCTAGTGACATggtgatataaaacaatattgtGGTTTTACTAGAAATAGCTACAACAGCTAACGTTGGCTAATTAGCTATTGGCTAAGAATTATTAGTGGAAAatataacctagctagctagcgacgAGAAACTGGCTAGCAAACGAAcagataaatgttattttagttattagtagtttttaaaacattatctGTGTAGTTAGTTTAGAAGAGAAAGTAAGTAAGAAAAATATTACCTTTGATGGCTAACCTAGCGAACGTACGTCTGGTAAAGTTGGGCTAGTTATCAgtgactactactactactactactactactactaataataataataataataataataataataataataataataataataataataataatttgtctGACACTCCGTAGCTTGGATAGCTAGGCCTATGTTTTCAGCACCAGAGCGTGGGAATGCCGTTACTAACAGGAGTatgcaattttattattttattattgttttattattatatatttttattattatacgAGAAGGAATTACGGtttgtaattataaataaagtagattttatttctgtattcaGAAACAGATTGATAGTTGAGATATTCTAAACAAGGGGATGCACTATTGCTTCATATAATTGACTTCAGACATGTACATGTGATACTGCATTTTCACTGAGTATTATTTCAGGTACATGTGATACTGCAAATACACAGAACTTTAGTCTACAGCCGTTTAAAATTCTACCACGTAGGCCATTTgtctgggcacacacacacaaaacagcgtAATACAacaattgtttgtgtgtgtgtgtgtgtgtgtgtgtgtgtgtgtgtgtgtgtgtgtatgtgtgtgtgtgtgtgtgtgtgtgtgtgtgtgtgtgtctgtgtctgtgtctgaatctATAATCAATTATAATCAATCAAATCTTAAAAATGCTAGTTCTACTTCTGACAGGTGAATTAATGGTTTAGATTCGGCAGATCATTTGATAACAAGGACACAGCAAATACACATGAAGCGCAGTCACCCTTTGCAAGTGTTTggctgtgaaaaataaataaataaatgtaataaacgcGCCAGTGGTTATTTTACTTACGGATTACTCATCCCTTCTTCGGACAACCTTTTATCAGTACTCTAACATGCCGTGTTTAGAGTGTCAGAATTAGGAAATcctgaatgtttattttatttaaaagattttggTGTCGTTACATTTGGTCTCATAATTTTCTGTCAGCTTCAAAAATCGTTGGTTTTATGTAgttttaatgcaaaaaaaaaaaaaaaaagtttctctaATCCGTATATAGTGACGTCTGCTGGCGAAATATTGCAACTGCAGCACTGTTAAACGCACAGAATTCAAATAATGGCCTATAAATCAATTCACTTAAGCTCCGTGTCCTTGTTTTTTTCGCCCGTGATTAATTATCGGTAGAGTGGCCACTCAAGATGTCACACGGACTATTCTAGTTGCTGCAAGTCTAAAAGATTACGTTTAGCAATATTCACACTTAGAAACAATTTATGTTTTTACTGAACACTTTATAAATGAATTTCCACCAAACGTTTACCAAAAAAAGATAGAATCAATGAGAAAAACCAACATTTCTTCTCACAGCTGGTACTCATCTACTCAAAATCTCCTCCTGAGAAAACAAAGCATTTCAGATAAGAGTTCTGACCTTTTCACATCCTGGTTAATTTTGATAAAAATCACTTGAACATCGAATTTGACATTTCTACAAGATTCCTGCAATAGGAAGATTAATAAAtgctcattttgtgtgtgtgtgtgtgtgtgtgtgtgtgtgtgtgtgtgtgtgtgagaagcagaGATGGTTTTGCTGATGATAACTATAACGCCTTTGGGGAGGTTGAttttctcatgtgtgtgtgtgtgtgtgtgtgtgtgtgtgtgtgtgtagttgaacAGCAGCAGGCGTGATTTGAAGAACAGGTGATGACATCCATCAGATTAACAAACACCTGTAACAGACAGTCTGTGGGCTGAGCTGACTGGTCACCACGACCACATTGTGAGTGCGTCATGAGTCTGCTTTTgcattttggtttatttttcaaGGCTGCCTTTCTGTGCATATATAAATGATGTTTAAAGACCAATCTGCCTGTAGGCTTCTCAGATGGAGCTTCAAAAGCTAAACTTTTTTATGTCGTTTATCTGATTAAACATCTATTAGCGTCATGCCTGCCAGACACGCCTAATAACAGACACCAGTGAGCCCAGTTGCACTTTGCCTCTGCTGAGTCGACTGGCTTCCTCCACAAGACTACACGATCCAGATTGgatgttttttatgtattagTCTATGTGTAGATGGAAATGACATTTACACTCCATGTCACCcatttctgtctccctcctgtgcaccaaagaggaaacagaacaCCATTATCCCCTTTTCACTGCCACTTCTTATATATTAGCCAGCCTCTATAGAAAAGGGACAGAGCTAAGAGTTGTATCGTAGCCATCCTccagggggcagcagagagagcTTACGCTGCTTTTCAGCTGCTGTCACCCAGTCAGGTATATATGGTCAGAGTATATGGTTTGAACACTCAAAACCCGATGCAGTTACATGATGTAGTAAATATTCTTTGTGACTGTAAACGTGTTTCCATTACTCCTCTACAATGACCGGAGTACACTTCTTTTCACACTGGATTTACAATTTCCTGGTGAAGAATGTGATCCAGGTTGTTTTGAAAGTCAATTAATGTATCAGAACACAGTAAAGGTATGTGGAATCTATGAAACGATCAACTGCCAGCAGGTTTCAACTTCAATCCCCAGTAATAAAGTCTGCATTTCTCCATCTTTTAGAAACCACTTCCATGTAAGTAGTATATACCCTCCACTTTCAAACAGTCCAAACGTACCCACTCCAATGTGTAATTTAAAGCATGTTTTACCACCTCAGCAAGTCATACAGCGTTGCAGGGGTACTGTAGCCAAAGAAACAGCCAACATGTAGGAATTTCAGTTGACTTATGCATAGAAATATCTGATAGAAATCATTGCATAGTAAAGCTAATAGCCCCTGGTTTCTCAAGTCTCCACAACTATAAATTTGCTCATTAATATACAAGTTGGAAAGAGGAGGATGTCAATCATGTCTCCCCTTCTGGACTCAGacatcttcatttaaaaactaaataaataaatatgcatccCTTTTCAGATTTGATGTACTGACATTCATATAATTAAGCAAGTCACCACAATAATGAACCTTTCACACAAAGCAACTGAATATAGcgtcatttttaaaacaattttggaAATACAAATATTCAACATGAACACCAAATCTGAAGGTGCACTATTCAAAACTAGTTATACCAAACGGATTACACCACCCTACATGGGTAACATCTAGTCAACATCTAGATAACGCCCCCTAGTATTCAAAAACAGTTATACAAGGACAACTGCTTCAGTAACCAAACAGCTTCCAAAGATGAGACAACACtgaatttctttatttaacTTCACTTTGCGCAAAGTTTAACGGTTGGACTTGGCCACTCGCTCCAATTCATCTTTCTTCTTAATGGCATAAGAGTTGGATGAGCcctaaaagaaaatgagaaaaagattAATGGAACAATTAATTTCATTAAGCATTTGAACATTCCCCATAAAACTGCCAATTTACTTGCCTTTCTTTAAACCAAGCCTCTATACTGTACAAAACATTTCCAGTGGATTTATCCTTTTACTGCCAATTAAAACATCAAATCATTCTGTGGGAGCGTGGCTGTGTCTTGGTGGTCCAGACGACCCGTCAGGAACACGCTGCGTTAAAATGCTCCTGTTTTAGCCGTGCAAACGACATGCGTGTAGAGCCAAACATGCCGCTGTGCTGGGGGCGCTGTGCCTCACCTTGGCAGCGTTGATGAGCTCATCTGCAAGGCACTCCGCTATGGTCTTGATGTTCCTGAAGGCTGCTTCTCTAGCACCAGTGCAGAGCAGCCAGATAGCCTGAAAACACAACACGGCAATATGGTACAGGATACTGCCTTAGGTAAGCAGTCCCAGGTTTGGACAGTTAAAACTTATTGATATTAGCACATATTTATGCTTTACCTTTGAAAACACAAGTAGCCTGCAAGGAACTGTAGAAAAACCTAAAACTATTGATTGattattctatgagtaaattcTATGAATAaaagacaaagcacttttgtaagtcgctctggataagagagtgcccgctaaatgccgtaaatgtaaatgtctgacTTGCTGATTTAATACTTCACAAGACGGTCGCCTGTCATCGTGTTTACGGACGTTGATTAGTAATTCAATATCTGAAAGCATGTTGCTTGAACAGGACAGCAGGGCTGTCAGGATAAATCGGGACAAAGCACCCCGACAGCCTGCACCCCTGCTGGCCACTCTAGGAGGGCAGGACCTTCCAGACGAACCCCAAACGTAAAGAAGGTGGAGCAAAGGAATAGACAAGGAATGGAAAAGGAAACCGGGCAGCAGAGACGAGGTTTGAACTGAAGGAGTGTAGAACTAAGAGCACACAGCTCCACCAGCTCCGCTACTGCGAAGGTGACGGGGAACGTGGGCGTGAATGACCTAGCTAGAGCAGAAAGGGAGCTGGAGGCTCACCCGACCAGACAGGAAGAGTTTCAGAGGGGAGCAAACCCCCAGCCTCTTCTAACTAAAAAATGACCAGATGAAAGCCCCACTAGATTTGCCTGGACCAGGGACGCACAGGGTGCACCCAGGCCAGGGGACCCAGACTCTAATCACCACTTTATAGGTGAGACAGAACAAGAAGCACAACACCTGCTCCTCAAAGAACAGGCGAGAAAGACAAGTGGGGAATCTCATACTTTGAAAACAACGATTACTGGCAATCTTTGGGTACACGTTGCACACAGTAAGACTTCTTGTATCCTTTGTGAAGCTGTTATACAGGGTGGGCCCACCTCAGGGGCATCAGGCTAACGAGCACTGATTAGATCCCCTCTCATGGCATCTTTCCAGTTGCAGCCCGCTAGCGATGCAAGCCACCTGTCATTACACCAACTTTAAAAAGCCTGAAAAGGTTCTGCCAGTGTTTTTACAGAAGCAGTCTGATGAAGGTAGACAGATTTCTCTGGCTCCTAGTGGTCACAGCGTCAAAAACCATGTCCATAATTTTCCAAGTTCCCAGCAGCAGTTGCCTGACATTTAGCTGGGGAAAGGAGGTGTGGTTAGATCACTGACTGGCGGCCCATGTTCAGATGCGACAACAGAAGACCTTGTGCCTTTTTTCAGGACCAACAACTGCACTCCCGTGCTGGGGACCATGTGGCCGGCCCCAGACAACAAATCGCCATCCTCATGGTTGAGTTGTGAGGCAAGGGGTTAGCGTGAGGGTGGCTCGACATGCTGAAGTGTTTGAGGTGAAGGTGCAGGGAAATAACGCAAACCCCGTCAACAGTGGAATCAGAAACCCCTAAAACCAGATGGAGAAAACCGCtttggaaagaagaaaaatacattattgCAAACTacgcttgaaaaaaaaaaaaacttcctaaCCAGCATCAACCAAGCAGTAATACAGTCGCAATTCCCTCCACTGAATAAGAGGCACAGTGTATGAAAGTGAAGAAAGGTGCGAGACCTGGTTGACTCTGCGCAGAGGAGACACGTCCACAGCTTGTCTCCGCACCGTCCCTGCACGACCGATGCGCGTGGAGTCCTCCCTGGGGCCGCTGTTGATTATGGCGTTTACCAGAATCTGCAGGGGATTCTGTGAGGTGGGAGGGgagaaatgtacatttactaCAGCTAAATATCACTACCAATAGCTACTAACAGCAACACTATTATCAAAGTGATTTCTGTGTTGACAGAGCACATTTTGGCATTggcacaggaaaacaaactgACCGGACCCATTTCATCTGCTGAAAACGAAATTTTTCTGTCTGGATAACCAACGTGGCTGGATATGTTTTTGGAGAAAACAGATGCAGAGTTAGCAGTAGTGGTGTGATGCCGAGGCCTTTCCTCTTAAGTGGCACAGTGACGGCTGGAAATGATCCAATAACCCTTTGAAAGGGATGAGCGAGCGATCACCGTGTTTGACAGTATAATGGCAAACCGAACAcagcagaattttttttaacgCGCAACTGAAAAAAAGGACAATTGGCGCATGGGATCGACTAAAATCAAAGCCAATTCAACGCTCTCGGGGCTCAACCAACCAACAAGCACAGCAGGAGTCACATTTGCTTAGAACCAAACTGGTGCTGGCTGGTGCGCTCACCTCGCCTGTGAGCAGGTGGATAATCTCGAAGGCATGCTTCACGATGCGCACGCTCAGGAGCTTCTTGCCGTTGTTACGGCCGCGCATCATCATGGAGTTGGTGACGCGCTCCACGATTGGACACTGGGCCTTCCTGAAGCGCTTGGCCGCATAGCGCCCGCTGGAGTGGGGCAGGTACTTGGCGTACTTCTCCTTCACCGCAATGTAGTCCTGTAACATGAGGCAGAGGTCAGTTAGGCCAGTGGCTATTCATAAAACTTCATGGAAGGACGTTACTCAGCAGTACATTATTCAGACTTCTGGGATGTGAGGTGATATAAATGCACAAAGCTTACTCTCCTCAAGAAACTACAGAATAGAAAAGGTACTTTATTTGCTAATTCTAATCATGTTTTCTGGGTGTGCTTTACACATCCTATTTGTGCAATAGAATGGTTTTAGTCCAATTACACTCGGACGTTACTACATATATGGAATATACCGTGAAAATGACCacttcacacagagacactacaGCTAAATTCAATGAAAGGATCCCTCTTGCTCACAATGATACTTAAAAGtttcttttattcttatttaCACACATCTCTCCATCGAGTGAAATATACAAGCAATTGGGAACTACATACGGGGACGCAGTCTTCATACCTGCAGGGAGATGTCGTTAATTTGGACATCATCTGTACTCCACTTCCCGAATAACTTGATCTCTGGGGTTTCAGTGACTGCTGGTGTGGTCTCCCAGTCTTCAGCCATCTTTCAGACAGAAGGGAGCTGGTTATGTTGACcctccagagtgtgtgtgtgtgtgtgtgtgtgagaactcaCATCATTTACATTATCTACCGCGGGCTAGCTAAACAACTCGACTAAAAAGCTCTTCAACGTGTCACGTTTAGTTATGTTATATCCAGGGACCagcgggggggcgggggggtttaATATTCCGCAAGGCAGATTGCGCCTGCATAATGCAGCAATATAATGTCATATTGATTGACAATTATAGGCAATAACAGGcaataatagaaaataatagGTAATAACAGACAATACTAGACAATAATAaagctaaagagagagagttaggcAGGTATGAAGCGTTAGCtgctagccacacacacatgcacactagaTGAACCCAAGCAGCTATAATGACCAGTGGGACATCTACCTACAGATCTGCACGTAGACGAATGCACGGAGTCCGTTATAACGGCGGTGAACCGTGAGAAATGACAGTTATTACCAAACAACCCCAGCAAACCCTCACCTCGCCACGTCGGAGCCGCGCTTCAGcgaagagagaaaggaaggaagcCGCAGCGTGGTCGcgtctgcttcttcttcttctttcgcTTTTGGGTGGCCTGAGCAGCCCAGGGCGCAAAGCTGCCCCCTACAGCACGACGTGTGAACGACCAGAAACCTGATGGACACTctatgactgactgactgagtgactgactgactgactgaaggaaggaaggaaggaattaatgttgttgtttatttgtttgtttgtttgtttgtttgtttgttgcaaGTATTTGTTCAGTTCCAGTTCAGCTTTGATTACTGCTTAACCTAGACAGATTCCGATTAGTTTCAGGAGCCACAGTAAGGCTTCAGCggcattaaacattttgataaatttacaaaatgtaaacacaatgtAAGAGGTAAGATGTGAGTTATTTTCATGAATTACATGTCTGTTGGAATTACTCATTTGTAATACTGAACCAAGTAGAACAGAATCATGAATAATCTGGGACTAAGAAAGATAGCTATCTTGGTAAAGATGGCAGGGAACATGTAACTAGTGAAGCAGTTTCTGTTTTCATCCTTTTAAAGCCAAAAATATTGCCGTGGGACACATGGCTTCTGCTGACAAGCTTgatactgaataaaataaattaaaataaatctctgTGTACTTTTGGTCCTTATACTTTCATTTGtaaaattgaaattaaaaaattaaaaatggatgattattttatttttatattaaaatctGACGACAAAAATCATTGTTGTTGTCAGAAAGCAGACCtgaaattaaaagcaaaacatgaacAACTCGATAAACAAATTACAAGTTAGTTGCAAAACGCGTATGACTcaaatgaaagaggaaatgaCAACATCTGTCTGCTCGCTTCAGCATAAAACCAGACAAAAGTAAACTGTAAACGTTCTCGTGAAGCAGCTTTTTAAAGCATCTGTGTGCATCATGGATGTGTCACAGATGAGATCAGTTTAAACATTATAAAAGAGTTCCTGAAGGTACAATGAAggatttcattcattcattcatacctAGATTAATAACTACTTCAACAGTATGCATAAAATAGAGCAATAttaattgcatgtgtgtgtgtgtgtgtgtgtgtgtgtgtgagtgtgctgcaGTCCATGTGTGCATCTTATCCTCTAATCTTGAAAACAACCATGCTTCCTTGTGGAGCAAAGTTGGTCTCTTAAGTGTGTATCcgtgcttgtttttctgtttacaaTGCATGCCTTCTAAATT includes the following:
- the rps5 gene encoding 40S ribosomal protein S5 translates to MAEDWETTPAVTETPEIKLFGKWSTDDVQINDISLQDYIAVKEKYAKYLPHSSGRYAAKRFRKAQCPIVERVTNSMMMRGRNNGKKLLSVRIVKHAFEIIHLLTGENPLQILVNAIINSGPREDSTRIGRAGTVRRQAVDVSPLRRVNQAIWLLCTGAREAAFRNIKTIAECLADELINAAKGSSNSYAIKKKDELERVAKSNR